The DNA sequence GTTATCGGTAGTTTATCTAAGAATGTAACGAGCACGCTGACGAGTACCAATAAATTTGGGCAAAAGTTAGTAGATTAATCAAATAAACGTATCTTTGCGGCTCCGCCTGGAAATAGGTGGAAAAATTTGGCAATCCCGTAGCTTGCTGGACAAGGTAAACGGGGATCATTCAACAAAACAGGACATTTAAATATGCCAGTTAAAATTCGCTTACAGCGTAAGGGTCGTAAAAAGCGCCCTTTCTACCACATCGTAGTTGCCGACGCACGTTCACCACGTGATGGCCGTTTTATCTCTAAGTTGGGTACTTACAACCCTATGACTAAGCCTGCTACCATTGATATCAATCGTGATGAGGCTTATGAGTGGTTGATGAAAGGTGCACAACCTACCGATACCGTTCGCGCTATCCTTCGTTTCAAAGGTGTATTGTACCGCAAGCACTTGATGCGTGGTGTACTTAAGGGTGCACTTACCCAAGAAGAAGCTGATACAAAATGGCAAGCTTGGATTGATGCAAAAGAAGACAAAGTGGCTGCTCGCCGCGATGCTGCACTTGCTGAGATCGAAAACTTCCACGCTAAATTGCTAGGAGAAGCACCAGTAATTGTTGAAGCGGCTCCTGTAGTTGAAGAAGCTCCTGTTGCGGAAGAAACTGCTCCTGAAGCAGAGGCTCCTGCTGAAGAAGCACCAGTAGCAGAAGCTGCTGCGGAAGAGGCTCCAGCTGCGGAAGAAGAAGAAAAGCAAGACGAGGCTTAATCCTTGTTTCGAATAAAGTTTACGGAGGGCTTAT is a window from the Lewinella sp. LCG006 genome containing:
- a CDS encoding 30S ribosomal protein S16 → MPVKIRLQRKGRKKRPFYHIVVADARSPRDGRFISKLGTYNPMTKPATIDINRDEAYEWLMKGAQPTDTVRAILRFKGVLYRKHLMRGVLKGALTQEEADTKWQAWIDAKEDKVAARRDAALAEIENFHAKLLGEAPVIVEAAPVVEEAPVAEETAPEAEAPAEEAPVAEAAAEEAPAAEEEEKQDEA